One genomic segment of Rhinolophus sinicus isolate RSC01 linkage group LG11, ASM3656204v1, whole genome shotgun sequence includes these proteins:
- the PMFBP1 gene encoding polyamine-modulated factor 1-binding protein 1, whose protein sequence is MLKLKGELRGAKEMKDEVGERDREVSSLNSKLLSLQADIKNLHDVCKRQGKTLQESQLSVEEAMMNSSHLQNKKQPLAFEELQMEFEPSKQCHLRQLQQLKKKLLVLQQELEFRTEELQTSYCSLLQYQSVLEKQTSDLVLLHHHCKLKEDEVILYEEEIGNHNGNTGEKLHLAQEQLALAGDKIASLERSLNLYRDKYQTSLSNIELLECQVKMLEGELSGIIGQEPENKGDHSKVRIYTSSCMIQEHQETLKRLSEVWQKVSDQDDLIQELRNKLACSNALVLEREEALIKLQADFASYTATHRHPPSSSEDCEDIKKILKHLQEQKDSQCLHVEEYQNLVKDLRMELEAVSEQKKNIMKDMMKLELDLHGLREETSAHVDRKDKEVVILQRRLQELQVQFTETQKLGLKKDTLLQEKDEMLHELEKELAQVQTTLMKKDMELEKQQLMTTELEIAIQEAKQNKCKVECGAVRVEIQKLKDCLKDAQQQQRLAAQQAAQYKEEAILARSNLEDSQRKLQNCIFLEKQKADTIQELQRELQKLQKDSLMAEEELTPNRKRVEELTLELTEALRKLENADKEKRQLQKTVAEQNMKLNDLLDRIKLIQHQHREQGCTKTTLEEELKEATRLLEEKREQLKKSKEQEKVLEQEIESLRQEEKKKEKMSKENLQKLEEENETLKAQVKQCSTQLDSSLSKYSASQKVIQELNSEIAQQKEALACLQAQLDTNLQKEKQCLQTMVSKEAYEELSRKSIACQDDLTQALEKLNQATSETKSLHRSLTQARDRKAHLEDEIMVYEDRMKKLNMELKKLQGFHQQSELEVHAFDKKLEEMSNQVLQWQKQHQSDLKMLAAKEEQLRAFQEEMAALKENLLADEKESCCLPQRSVAKDTCRLHQENDQIMTNMEQWAKEQKIANEKLGNKLREQVKYIAKLTDEKDQLHNVMVHLQQENKKLKTEIEEKKLKAGHPRLCTKALSPSKMEATQRGTVCSTLGWRGITQDMSQRVDITKCIRMPHCSAHFLTEGKRESPGTTRLPFEPPLRSPTEEEAPAVNGLGSKLWGPQDEPISP, encoded by the exons ATGCTAAAGCTTAAAGGAGAATTGAGAGGTGccaaggaaatgaaagatgag gtgggggaaagagacagagaagtgaGCAGCCTGAACAGCAAGCTCCTGAGCTTGCAAGCTGACATCAAGAACCTACATGATGTCTGCAAGAGACAAGGGAAGACCTTGCAGGAGAGTCAGCTCTCTGTGGAGGAGGCAATGATGAACAGCAGCCAC TTGCAGAATAAGAAACAACCGTTAGCATTCGAGGAATTACAGATGGAGTTTGAGCCCAGCAAACAGTGTCATCTGAGACAACTCCAACAACTCAAGAAAAAATTGCTGGTCCTTCAGCAAGAACTGGAGTTCCGCACAGAGGAGTTGCAGACTTCTTACTGTTCCCTCCTGCAGTATCAATCCGTCCTAGAGAAGCAGACTTCCGACCTGGTTCTTCTTCACCATCACTGCAAACTGAAAGAAGATGAG GTGATTCTCTATGAGGAGGAAATTGGAAATCATAATGGGAACACAGGAGAGAAGCTGCATTTGGCACAGGAGCAACTCGCCTTGGCCGGGGACAAGATCGCCTCCCTAGAAAGGAGCTTAAATCTCTACAGGGATAAATACCAGACCTCCCTGAGCAACATTGAGTTACTGGAGTGCCAAGTGAAGATGTTGGAAGGGGAGCTCAGTGGCATCATCGGGCAG GAACCTGAGAACAAGGGTGATCATTCAAAAGTGCGTATATACACTTCTTCCTGCATGATTCAAGAGCATCAGGAGACCCTGAAACGATTGTCTGAAGTCTGGCAAAAGGTCTCTGACCAGGACGATCTAATCCAGGAACTTCGAAATAAACTAGCCTGCAGTAACGCTTTG GTTTTGGAGCGTGAAGAGGCTTTGATAAAATTACAAGCAGACTTTGCTTCTTATACGGCCACCCACCGACATCCTCCTAGCTCCTCAGAAGATTGTGAAGACATCAAAAAG ATACTGAAGCACTTGCAGGAGCAGAAAGACAGCCAGTGCCTGCACGTGGAGGAGTACCAGAACCTCGTGAAGGACTTGCGCATGGAGCTGGAAGCCGTGtcggaacaaaagaaaaacatcatgaAGG ACATGATGAAGCTGGAGCTGGACCTGCACGGGCTGCGGGAGGAGACCTCTGCCCACGTGGACAGGAAGGATAAGGAGGTCGTCATCCTGCAGAGGCGGCTGCAGGAGCTGCAGGTGCAGTTCACTGAGACCCAGAAGCTCGGTTTGAAGAAAGACACG CTCCTCCAAGAGAAAGATGAAATGCTGCACGAGCTAGAGAAGGAACTGGCACAGGTTCAGACAACGCTCATGAAAAAAGATATGGAGTTGGAGAAGCAGCAACTAATGACAACAGAACTCGAAATTGCCATCCAGGAGGCGAAGCAGAATAAGTGCAAGGTGGAGTGTGGGGCCGTTCGAGTTGAGATCCAGAAGCTGAAGGACTGTCTCAAAGATGCCCAACAGCAGCAGAGGCTGGCTG CTCAGCAAGCAGCCCAgtataaagaagaggccattcTGGCAAGGAGTAACCTGGAGGATTCCCAGAGGAAACTGCAAAACTGCATTTTCCTGGAGAAGCAGAAGGCAGACACCATCCAGGAGCTGCAGAGAGAGCTTCAGAAGCTACAGAAGGATTCCCTGATGGCTGAAGAGGAACTCACACCCAACAG GAAACGGGTAGAGGAGCTGACATTGGAACTCACGGAGGCCCTGAGGAAGCTTGAAAATGCAGACAAGGAAAAGAGGCAGCTTCAGAAGACAGTGGCTGAGCAGAATATGAAACTGAATGACCTGCTAGATCGTATAAAACTTATTCAACACCAG CACAGGGAGCAAGGCTGCACCAAAACCACTCTAGAAGAGGAGCTTAAGGAGGCAACAAGGTTACTAGAGGAGAAACGGGAGCAgttgaaaaagagcaaagaacaGGAGAAGGTGCTGGAGCAAGAGATTGAGTCACTCcgacaggaagaaaaaaagaaagaaaagatg TCAAAAGAGAATTTGCAAAAGttggaggaggaaaatgagactcTCAAAGCACAGGTAAAGCAATGCTCTACACAGCTGGATTCCTCTCTCAGCAAATACAGCGCCTCCCAGAAAGTCATCCAAGAGCTGAATAGTGAG ATAGCCCAGCAGAAGGAGGCCTTAGCGTGTCTGCAGGCCCAGCTGGACACGAATCTGCAGAAAGAGAAGCAGTGTCTCCAGACCATGGTCAGTAAAGAAGCTTATGAGGAATTATCTCGGAAGTCAATCGCCTGCCAAGATGATCTGACACAAGCCCTCGAGAAG CTCAATCAAGCGACCTCAGAGACCAAGAGCCTGCACCGGAGCTTGACACAGGCCCGAGATAGGAAAGCTCATCTGGAAGATGAAATCATGGTTTACGAAGATAGGATGAAAAAGCTCAACATGGAATTAAAAAAACTTCAGGGCTTCCACCAGCAGAGTGAGCTAGAG GTACACGCGTTTGACAAAAAGCTGGAGGAAATGAGCAACCAAGTGCTGCAGTGGCAGAAGCAGCATCAGAGTGACCTCAAGATGCTGGCCGCTAAAGAAGAACAGCTCAGGGCATTCCAGGAGGAAATGGCTGCCCTGAAAGAGAACCTCCTTGCAGATGAAAAGGAG TCCTGTTGCCTGCCCCAGCGGTCAGTGGCCAAAGACACCTGCAGGCTGCACCAAGAGAATGATCAGATTATGACCAACATGGAACAATGGGCAAAAGAGCAGAA GATCGCCAATGAGAAATTAGGAAACAAGCTCCGTGAACAGGTTAAATATATCGCCAAGCTGACCGATGAAAAGGA ccaACTCCACAATGTAATGGTCCATCTGCAGCAGGAAAACAAGAAGCTGAAGACCGAGATAGAGGAGAAGAAGCTGAAAGCCGGGCACCCAAGGTTATGCACCAAAGCCCTCAGCCCAAGCAAAATGGAGGCCACACAAAGGGGGACAGTGTGCAGCACCTTGGGCTGGAGGGGGATAACCCAGGACATGAGCCAAAGAGTGGACATCACCAAGTGTATCAGGATGCCCCACTGCTCAG CCCACTTCCTTACCGAAGGGAAGAGGGAATCTCCTGGAACCACCAGGTTGCCTTTTGAGCCCCCTCTGCGCAGCCCAACTGAGGAGGAAGCTCCTGCTGTAAACGGCCTGGGAAGCAAGCTCTGGGGTCCCCAGGATGAGCCCATCTCACCCTGA